A part of Haloarchaeobius sp. HME9146 genomic DNA contains:
- a CDS encoding PKD domain-containing protein yields the protein MDSCGDERAVTVQVGAVILLAFVVIAIATYQAQVVPQQNSQVEYNHNQQVQTQLQEVRNSIVTAAATGRATPQTVSLGTTYPSRTIFVNPGPPAGSLRTVGTQNTSINVSVANGTAVDAEIDDYWDGTARNFSTGALVYQPNYNVYENGPTTVYENSLLYNVYRSANITVAGQGMVDGTEITLVALGGELQANSGGTETVDVTSLSTSENTVELTNETGTNLTITFPTYLNQTQWLDVMGDEVDGTGNTSNDAYVHSVSYQPVPGQQFNLVTLEFEQDVTYELDLARIGVGETSGVDRTNATYLTLVGDPQVSEGETGTVTFEVRDQYDNPVSGITVNASASSGTITSSNPQTTAANGQVEFSYQAPSDVDGSDNTDTVNASFTVNTSTTSIDASAPENVSATVEIRNSDGSGGGGAGNYDMMWDFDYIEAQNTYTQCYTANETCVYNISQTTNDNLDMRVNTTPATSEVFVDFGHNDSTIVKAFNPSEGATDGSGYRTTTLSFENGDPTGTLRLLASAVEDPETMTLKVIGSGGGGGANNPPVADAGGPYTVDEGNSTTLDGSASSDSDGTIETYDWQVISGSGSITNTDNTTPTATYNAPANVGSDTDMTVQLTVTDDNGSTSTDTTTVTVQDTGGSGDSTAPTIDTFSVTDQSTTSGPNQRASFQVNWSVSDNQDLQTVRITLSNVKDGVVANKTIAVSGTTASGQTTVEDTKLRKNEDYTITITVIDAANNQSSQSDTQKADGSDTTNIRLSVKREMLLRS from the coding sequence ATGGATAGCTGCGGGGACGAGCGCGCCGTGACCGTGCAGGTAGGCGCAGTCATCTTGCTCGCGTTCGTCGTCATCGCCATCGCGACCTACCAGGCGCAGGTCGTCCCCCAGCAGAACTCCCAGGTCGAGTACAACCACAACCAGCAGGTCCAAACGCAGTTGCAGGAGGTCCGAAACAGCATCGTCACCGCTGCGGCGACCGGGCGAGCGACACCCCAGACGGTGAGCCTCGGGACGACCTATCCTTCGCGGACCATCTTCGTCAACCCTGGACCACCAGCAGGGTCCTTGCGAACCGTCGGCACGCAGAACACCAGTATCAACGTCTCCGTGGCCAACGGGACCGCGGTCGACGCCGAGATAGACGACTACTGGGACGGCACGGCCCGGAACTTTTCGACGGGTGCACTCGTCTACCAGCCGAACTACAACGTCTACGAGAACGGGCCGACGACGGTGTACGAGAACTCGCTCCTCTACAACGTCTACCGGTCGGCGAACATCACCGTCGCAGGGCAAGGCATGGTCGACGGGACGGAGATAACCCTGGTCGCTCTGGGTGGTGAACTCCAGGCGAACTCTGGTGGAACCGAAACTGTCGACGTGACCAGCCTGAGCACCTCCGAGAACACGGTCGAACTGACGAACGAGACCGGCACGAACCTCACCATCACGTTCCCGACGTACCTCAACCAGACCCAGTGGCTGGACGTCATGGGTGACGAGGTCGACGGGACCGGGAACACCAGCAACGACGCCTACGTCCACAGTGTGAGCTACCAACCGGTCCCCGGACAGCAGTTCAACCTCGTCACGCTGGAGTTCGAACAGGACGTGACCTACGAACTCGACCTCGCCCGGATCGGGGTCGGCGAGACGAGTGGGGTAGACAGGACGAACGCGACGTATCTCACCCTCGTCGGCGACCCACAGGTCAGCGAGGGCGAGACGGGCACGGTGACGTTCGAGGTCCGCGACCAGTACGACAACCCAGTCAGTGGAATAACCGTGAACGCGAGCGCGTCGAGCGGTACTATCACGAGTTCGAACCCGCAGACGACCGCCGCGAACGGTCAGGTCGAGTTCTCCTATCAGGCTCCGAGCGACGTGGATGGGAGCGACAACACGGACACCGTCAATGCGAGCTTCACGGTGAACACCTCGACGACCAGTATCGACGCCAGTGCCCCGGAGAACGTCTCGGCGACCGTCGAGATACGGAACTCTGACGGCAGTGGTGGCGGCGGCGCTGGCAACTACGACATGATGTGGGATTTCGACTACATCGAAGCCCAGAACACCTACACCCAGTGCTACACCGCCAACGAGACCTGCGTCTACAACATCAGCCAGACGACCAACGACAACCTCGACATGCGCGTCAACACGACGCCAGCGACCTCCGAGGTGTTCGTCGACTTCGGTCACAACGACAGCACCATCGTGAAGGCGTTCAACCCGTCCGAGGGCGCAACCGACGGGAGCGGCTACCGGACGACCACGCTGTCGTTCGAGAACGGTGATCCGACGGGCACGCTTCGGCTGCTCGCGTCCGCGGTCGAGGACCCCGAGACGATGACGCTGAAGGTCATCGGGAGCGGCGGTGGCGGTGGGGCGAACAACCCGCCAGTCGCAGATGCCGGTGGGCCGTACACGGTCGACGAAGGGAACAGTACCACGCTCGATGGGAGCGCGAGCAGCGACAGTGACGGCACAATCGAGACCTACGACTGGCAGGTCATCAGTGGCTCGGGGAGCATCACGAACACCGACAACACGACGCCAACTGCGACCTACAACGCGCCTGCCAACGTCGGGTCTGACACCGACATGACCGTCCAGTTGACGGTCACCGACGACAACGGGTCGACGAGCACGGATACGACGACGGTGACCGTACAGGATACTGGTGGGAGTGGCGACTCGACGGCACCGACCATCGATACGTTCAGTGTGACTGACCAGAGTACGACCAGCGGTCCGAACCAGAGGGCATCCTTCCAGGTCAACTGGTCCGTCTCCGATAACCAAGACCTACAGACGGTCCGTATCACGCTGAGTAACGTGAAGGATGGCGTGGTGGCGAACAAGACCATCGCCGTCAGCGGGACGACCGCCTCGGGCCAGACGACTGTGGAAGACACCAAGTTGCGGAAGAACGAGGACTACACAATCACGATTACCGTAATCGACGCCGCGAACAACCAGAGTTCTCAGAGTGATACGCAGAAGGCAGACGGCAGCGATACGACGAATATTCGTCTTTCAGTGAAGCGTGAAATGCTCCTTCGGTCTTAG
- a CDS encoding GNAT family N-acetyltransferase, with protein sequence MADLFPDSFETDRLRFERVGLDTVDTLDVYPYYSTEEGIEQATQYMTWEPHQTPKETWEFVRAMGDRADAGDGKLYALYPKAGQNGAGEFAGTAGLHPDWDRRSVTFGMWLRKPFWGRGYSGERADAFVTLAFDRLDLDLVAATVLDENEQSKRAIEKYVGRWGGQHDGYFRNLQTHGDDPASVHRYSITREQYEESDVDVALTIQD encoded by the coding sequence ATGGCCGACCTGTTCCCTGACAGCTTCGAGACCGACCGCCTGCGCTTCGAGCGCGTCGGGCTCGACACCGTCGACACCCTCGACGTCTACCCCTACTACTCCACCGAGGAGGGTATCGAGCAGGCGACGCAGTACATGACCTGGGAGCCCCACCAGACGCCGAAGGAGACGTGGGAGTTCGTCCGGGCGATGGGTGACCGTGCCGATGCGGGCGACGGGAAACTGTACGCCCTGTACCCGAAGGCCGGCCAGAACGGGGCGGGCGAGTTCGCCGGTACTGCGGGCCTCCACCCCGACTGGGACCGCCGGAGCGTCACCTTCGGGATGTGGCTCCGCAAGCCCTTCTGGGGCCGGGGCTACTCCGGCGAGCGCGCCGACGCCTTCGTCACGCTCGCGTTCGACCGCCTCGACCTCGACCTCGTCGCCGCGACGGTCCTCGACGAGAACGAGCAGTCGAAACGAGCCATCGAGAAGTACGTGGGCAGGTGGGGTGGCCAGCACGACGGCTACTTCCGCAACCTGCAGACCCACGGCGACGACCCCGCGAGCGTCCACCGCTACAGCATCACCCGCGAGCAGTACGAGGAATCGGACGTGGACGTTGCGCTGACCATCCAGGACTGA
- a CDS encoding DoxX family protein, producing the protein MSTVTGRLDLDRVSNTDVSVLAVRLGVGLIMLVHGLGKLTGAGPAGSGIEGFAAALVSLGVPAPVLTAWLVGFAETIGGLLVLVGLFSRIGAAAIAVVMTGAILLVHLPNGFVVSNGGYEFALLVLLASVSLVFTDPGKYSVAHWLAEREEKKTARPAA; encoded by the coding sequence ATGTCTACAGTAACCGGGCGGCTCGACCTGGACCGGGTGTCGAACACGGACGTGAGCGTCCTGGCCGTGCGCCTCGGCGTTGGCCTCATCATGCTGGTCCACGGGCTCGGGAAGCTCACCGGGGCCGGCCCCGCAGGCTCAGGAATCGAGGGATTCGCTGCCGCCCTCGTCAGCCTCGGGGTCCCCGCACCCGTGCTGACCGCGTGGCTCGTCGGATTCGCCGAGACCATCGGCGGGCTGCTCGTGCTCGTCGGGCTATTCAGCCGGATTGGCGCGGCTGCCATCGCGGTCGTCATGACGGGGGCCATCCTGCTCGTCCACCTGCCGAACGGTTTCGTCGTCTCGAACGGTGGCTACGAGTTCGCCTTGCTCGTCCTGCTCGCGTCGGTGTCGCTCGTGTTCACTGACCCCGGGAAGTACTCGGTCGCACACTGGCTGGCCGAGCGTGAAGAGAAGAAGACGGCTCGGCCCGCAGCCTGA
- a CDS encoding DUF2150 family protein — MSTPPTEYYSAERWQNWVDRIREEEIDAEDEDSMRVFDLMQDDAAIAAAKIVSSFDDGDLDEEGASEKINEIGDIVFSEPDFDDEDKVFLVGSVQESLSIVLHACMEYIHAGAAEEASIEEYVAAAADAEEEEDIESARGFLVKAGTLIIDGENLSPELGKDLEYGPVAEWLNGLASLQSAMEDPEVVEEDDE; from the coding sequence ATGAGCACGCCCCCGACCGAGTACTACTCGGCCGAACGTTGGCAGAACTGGGTGGACCGCATCCGCGAGGAAGAGATAGACGCCGAAGACGAGGACTCCATGCGCGTCTTCGACCTCATGCAGGACGACGCGGCCATCGCGGCCGCCAAGATCGTCTCCAGCTTCGACGACGGCGACCTCGACGAAGAGGGTGCCTCCGAGAAGATCAACGAGATCGGCGACATCGTCTTCTCCGAACCCGATTTCGACGACGAGGACAAGGTGTTCCTCGTCGGGAGCGTCCAGGAGAGTCTGAGCATCGTCCTCCACGCCTGCATGGAGTACATCCATGCCGGCGCTGCCGAAGAGGCGAGCATCGAAGAGTACGTCGCCGCCGCCGCCGACGCCGAGGAGGAAGAGGACATCGAGAGCGCCCGCGGCTTCCTCGTCAAGGCCGGGACGCTCATCATCGACGGCGAGAACCTCTCGCCCGAACTCGGCAAGGACCTCGAGTACGGCCCGGTCGCCGAATGGCTCAACGGCCTCGCGAGCCTCCAGTCCGCCATGGAAGACCCAGAAGTCGTCGAAGAAGACGACGAGTAA
- a CDS encoding GNAT family N-acetyltransferase, translated as MFPDEINTPRLQLTPVRPESVDVATLHERLFDASRPTVETELRWLPWEPHHTLKETYDYIHDCGHQWDERERATYCIRLGDGFDDAGASIGITYLDCFWPRRTAEMVMWTRKDHWNQGFMTEYGKAIHDLGFCDLGFDLMIADAIDGNDHAYNIFEHMTEAFDGQYDGLLRNWLPDGQTVHDVHRFSITRQQYRAAMGYVDEAAVETEPETHPATLD; from the coding sequence GTGTTTCCCGACGAGATAAACACGCCGCGCCTGCAGTTGACGCCAGTCCGACCCGAATCGGTCGACGTCGCCACCCTCCACGAACGGCTGTTCGACGCCAGCCGGCCGACGGTCGAGACCGAACTCCGATGGCTCCCCTGGGAGCCACATCACACGCTGAAGGAGACGTACGACTACATCCACGACTGCGGGCACCAGTGGGACGAGCGGGAACGCGCGACCTACTGCATCCGGCTGGGTGACGGGTTCGACGACGCCGGAGCCAGCATCGGCATCACCTACCTCGACTGCTTCTGGCCGCGCCGGACCGCGGAGATGGTGATGTGGACCCGGAAGGACCACTGGAACCAGGGGTTCATGACCGAGTACGGGAAGGCGATTCACGACCTCGGCTTCTGTGACCTCGGGTTCGACCTGATGATCGCGGACGCCATCGACGGGAACGACCACGCCTACAACATCTTCGAGCACATGACCGAGGCGTTCGACGGCCAGTACGATGGCCTGTTGCGAAACTGGCTCCCCGACGGTCAGACGGTCCACGACGTCCACCGGTTCAGTATCACCCGACAGCAGTACCGGGCCGCGATGGGCTACGTGGACGAGGCGGCGGTCGAGACGGAGCCGGAGACGCACCCGGCCACCCTGGACTGA
- a CDS encoding pyridoxamine 5'-phosphate oxidase family protein yields MEDIRSVQMDEEMRNEFLGRGGTGVLSLSSGKEQAPYSIPISYGFDAEEETFYFRLAFGTDSTKADLLERDSHVSFVTHEHTDDGWKSIVAAGQLSPITEGTVGTEILDRMRRIHIPLVDTFDRDPQELTFEFFRMKPYEFTGKREAHTED; encoded by the coding sequence ATGGAAGACATCCGCTCCGTACAGATGGACGAAGAGATGCGAAACGAGTTCCTCGGACGGGGCGGGACAGGGGTCCTCTCGCTCTCGTCGGGGAAGGAGCAGGCCCCGTACTCCATCCCCATCTCCTACGGTTTCGACGCCGAGGAGGAGACGTTCTACTTCCGGCTCGCGTTCGGCACCGACAGCACGAAGGCCGACCTGCTCGAGCGCGACAGCCACGTCTCCTTCGTCACCCACGAACACACCGACGACGGCTGGAAGAGCATCGTCGCGGCCGGCCAGCTCTCCCCGATAACCGAGGGGACCGTCGGGACGGAGATCCTCGACCGGATGCGCCGCATCCACATCCCGCTGGTCGATACGTTCGACCGCGACCCACAGGAACTCACCTTCGAGTTCTTCCGGATGAAACCGTACGAATTCACGGGCAAACGGGAAGCACACACCGAGGACTGA
- a CDS encoding helix-turn-helix domain-containing protein, whose translation MSDSPRRNLATKIAGEVTLSDDPGATLRKWRTDFGVSQTDIAAHLDVSSSVISDYESGRRENPGIGVVSRMVNALLDIDEARGGDHIRQYARVLSAGFESDIVRDLREYPTTIPLSRFYDAIDATEIHAAEERNISGHTVINSIAAITRLSSEEFYRLYGQSTSRALVFTDITRGESPLVAMRVVTPTPNAVVLHGIEEEDLWRHASKLARADGFSLAITKKPVDEMVDALRELP comes from the coding sequence ATGAGTGACAGTCCACGGCGCAACCTGGCGACGAAGATCGCCGGCGAGGTGACCCTCTCGGACGACCCCGGCGCGACCCTCCGGAAGTGGCGCACCGACTTCGGGGTCTCCCAGACCGACATCGCAGCCCACCTCGACGTCTCTTCGTCGGTCATCTCCGACTACGAGAGCGGACGCCGCGAGAACCCCGGAATCGGGGTCGTGAGCCGGATGGTGAACGCGCTCCTCGACATCGACGAGGCACGTGGCGGCGACCACATCCGGCAGTACGCCCGTGTCCTCTCGGCCGGCTTCGAGAGCGACATCGTCCGCGACCTGCGCGAGTACCCGACGACCATCCCGCTGTCGCGCTTCTACGACGCCATCGACGCCACCGAGATACACGCTGCCGAGGAGCGCAACATCTCGGGCCACACCGTCATCAACTCCATCGCGGCCATCACCCGTCTCTCCTCGGAGGAATTCTACCGGCTCTACGGGCAGTCGACCTCGCGGGCGCTCGTCTTCACCGACATCACCCGCGGGGAGTCCCCGCTGGTGGCGATGCGGGTCGTCACGCCGACCCCGAACGCGGTGGTCCTCCACGGTATCGAGGAGGAGGACCTCTGGCGTCACGCCTCGAAACTCGCGCGTGCCGACGGCTTCTCGCTCGCGATAACGAAGAAACCCGTCGACGAGATGGTCGACGCGCTGCGCGAACTGCCGTAG
- a CDS encoding metal-dependent hydrolase, giving the protein MPSTVVHVALAAIIGCALLGPAFSGRALLVVMGLTAFVDLDVFLGFVLVGAHRAAFHTLLFPAALAGILAFDLLADRPSKLAARFGPHAPRIAGVAVVGAVFGAIGPDLMTNGVNVFWPLHDQFYALTGKLHLSNQEGIIQTFVEFENGEPTKKVAKGSTREFQYYTGVDTNPDRTGEPVTRERIFPLVDSGVQLLLVLTGGFVSAARLWEER; this is encoded by the coding sequence ATGCCCTCGACCGTCGTCCACGTCGCCCTCGCCGCCATCATCGGCTGTGCCCTCCTCGGGCCAGCCTTCTCCGGCCGCGCACTCCTCGTCGTGATGGGCCTGACCGCGTTCGTCGACCTCGACGTGTTCCTGGGGTTCGTCCTCGTCGGTGCCCACCGGGCCGCGTTCCACACGCTGCTGTTTCCCGCGGCCCTCGCGGGCATCCTCGCGTTCGACCTGCTCGCCGACCGCCCCTCGAAACTCGCCGCGCGGTTCGGCCCGCACGCTCCCCGGATCGCCGGTGTCGCCGTCGTGGGGGCAGTGTTCGGTGCCATCGGACCAGACCTGATGACCAACGGCGTGAACGTGTTCTGGCCGCTCCACGACCAGTTCTACGCCCTGACCGGCAAGCTCCACCTCTCGAACCAGGAGGGCATCATCCAGACCTTCGTCGAGTTCGAGAACGGCGAACCGACGAAGAAGGTCGCCAAGGGCTCCACCAGGGAGTTCCAGTACTACACCGGCGTCGACACCAACCCGGACCGCACCGGGGAACCGGTCACCCGGGAGCGCATCTTCCCGCTGGTCGACTCCGGCGTCCAGCTCCTGCTCGTCCTCACCGGGGGGTTCGTCTCGGCGGCGCGGCTGTGGGAGGAGCGATGA
- a CDS encoding GNAT family N-acetyltransferase → MTDLFPDRIETERLTLVHESPDSTDVFERYEPMNTENASPDAFEHIPIEPFDHPQEAREFLASRNDRWASGNAGTYVVRPKPGEDGAGEPAGEAELFALWDRRTAYFTFGLRKPFWGRGYSGERADAFVVLTFERLDLEMVSVSHTVANEQSKRAIGKYIDRWNGQRDAVLRNGHVIDGEPHDVVQYSITREDYEASDVDPDVRFFG, encoded by the coding sequence ATGACCGACCTCTTCCCCGACCGAATCGAGACCGAGCGCCTGACCCTGGTCCACGAGTCGCCCGACTCGACGGACGTGTTCGAACGATACGAGCCGATGAACACCGAGAACGCGAGTCCCGACGCGTTCGAGCACATCCCCATCGAGCCCTTCGACCACCCCCAGGAGGCCCGCGAGTTCCTCGCCTCGCGGAACGACCGCTGGGCCAGCGGGAACGCCGGGACCTACGTCGTCCGTCCGAAACCGGGCGAAGACGGTGCCGGGGAGCCAGCCGGCGAGGCCGAGCTGTTCGCCCTCTGGGACCGCCGGACCGCGTACTTCACCTTCGGCCTGCGCAAGCCCTTCTGGGGTCGTGGCTACTCCGGCGAACGCGCCGACGCCTTCGTCGTCCTGACCTTCGAGCGCCTCGACCTCGAGATGGTGTCGGTGTCCCACACGGTCGCGAACGAGCAGTCGAAGCGAGCCATCGGGAAGTACATCGACCGCTGGAACGGCCAGCGCGACGCCGTACTCCGGAACGGGCACGTCATCGACGGCGAGCCACACGACGTGGTCCAGTACAGCATCACCCGCGAGGATTACGAGGCGAGTGACGTCGACCCTGACGTGCGATTTTTCGGGTGA
- the sod gene encoding superoxide dismutase yields MTDYELPPLPYDYDALEPHISEQVLTWHHDTHHQGYVNGWNAAEDTLAANREAGEFGDSPGAIRSVTHNGSGHVLHDLFWQSMSPEGGDEPDGDLRDRIEADFGSYDAWEGEFRAAAGNAGGWALLVYDSFSNQLRNVVVDKHDQGALWGAQPILALDVWEHSYYHDYGPARGDFVDAFFEVVDWREPSSRYEDAVAAFE; encoded by the coding sequence ATGACCGACTACGAACTGCCGCCACTCCCGTACGACTACGACGCACTCGAACCGCACATCTCCGAACAGGTGCTGACGTGGCACCACGACACCCACCATCAGGGCTACGTGAACGGCTGGAACGCGGCCGAGGACACGCTCGCCGCGAACCGCGAGGCCGGTGAGTTCGGTGACTCCCCGGGTGCAATCCGCAGTGTCACCCACAACGGTTCCGGACACGTCCTCCACGACCTGTTCTGGCAGAGCATGAGCCCCGAGGGTGGCGACGAGCCCGACGGCGACCTCCGTGACCGAATCGAGGCCGATTTCGGCTCGTACGACGCCTGGGAGGGCGAGTTCCGTGCCGCCGCCGGGAACGCCGGTGGCTGGGCGCTGCTCGTCTACGACTCGTTCAGCAACCAGCTCCGAAACGTCGTCGTGGACAAGCACGACCAGGGCGCGCTGTGGGGTGCCCAGCCCATCCTCGCGCTCGACGTCTGGGAGCACTCGTACTACCACGACTACGGCCCGGCCCGCGGCGACTTCGTGGATGCCTTCTTCGAGGTCGTCGACTGGCGCGAGCCGAGCAGCCGGTACGAGGACGCCGTCGCCGCCTTCGAATAA
- a CDS encoding GNAT family N-acetyltransferase → MHLFPTAFETERLRYERLDQSVDVFELYDVMSQPGFGDTVEHISKSQHHTPKDTFDYLGESAEKWEEADRANWAMFPKDGEEGTGEFAGVASLIPLWDRRTARLGVWLREEFWGRGYSGERADALVNLAFDRFDLDLVAAAHTDENDASKRAIEKYVERWGGQYDGILRNWVVLDDEPRDLHRYTITREQYDAADVAVEVTVHEGGE, encoded by the coding sequence ATGCACCTGTTCCCCACCGCGTTCGAGACCGAACGCCTCCGCTACGAGCGCCTCGACCAGTCCGTCGACGTGTTCGAGCTGTACGACGTGATGAGCCAGCCGGGGTTCGGCGACACCGTCGAGCACATCTCGAAGTCTCAGCACCACACGCCGAAGGACACCTTCGACTACCTCGGCGAGAGCGCGGAGAAGTGGGAGGAGGCCGACCGGGCGAACTGGGCGATGTTCCCGAAAGACGGCGAGGAGGGCACGGGGGAGTTCGCCGGCGTCGCCTCGCTCATCCCGCTGTGGGACCGCCGGACTGCCCGCCTGGGCGTCTGGCTCCGCGAGGAGTTCTGGGGCCGTGGCTACTCCGGCGAGCGCGCCGACGCCCTGGTCAACCTCGCGTTCGACCGCTTCGACCTCGACCTCGTCGCGGCCGCCCACACCGACGAGAACGACGCCTCGAAGCGCGCCATCGAGAAGTACGTGGAACGCTGGGGCGGCCAGTACGACGGCATCCTCCGGAACTGGGTCGTCCTCGACGACGAGCCGCGTGACCTGCATCGGTACACCATCACCCGCGAGCAGTACGACGCGGCCGATGTCGCGGTCGAGGTGACGGTCCACGAGGGCGGGGAATAG
- a CDS encoding GNAT family N-acetyltransferase, with the protein MTRPYDPDSDAETLWELKRGFELGLGSGTGGDEKQAKYEDKLDDDYREEWLDWVQRCVDEDDRCVTLAEDDDGTIAGYVFVLPSRFAFIWDAAVLNELYVRPEYRGTGVADDLMAAAVALARDQDLPLDRLVLDVDRENERAKSFYDRHGFDHWGEMVARQL; encoded by the coding sequence ATGACCAGACCGTACGACCCCGACAGCGACGCGGAGACGCTCTGGGAACTGAAGCGCGGCTTCGAGCTCGGGCTCGGCTCCGGGACGGGCGGCGACGAGAAGCAGGCGAAGTACGAGGACAAGCTGGACGACGACTATCGCGAGGAGTGGCTCGACTGGGTCCAGCGATGTGTCGACGAGGACGACCGCTGTGTGACGCTCGCCGAAGACGACGACGGAACCATCGCCGGTTACGTGTTCGTCCTTCCGTCACGATTCGCGTTCATCTGGGACGCCGCGGTCCTCAACGAGCTCTACGTCCGACCCGAGTACCGCGGCACCGGGGTCGCAGACGACCTGATGGCCGCCGCGGTCGCGCTCGCCCGTGACCAGGACCTCCCGCTCGACCGGCTGGTGCTGGACGTCGACCGGGAGAACGAGCGTGCGAAGTCCTTCTACGACCGCCACGGGTTCGACCACTGGGGCGAGATGGTCGCCCGACAGCTGTAG
- the hmgB gene encoding hydroxymethylglutaryl-CoA synthase: protein MTTVGIDAMEIWTGKLKLDLPNTFAPEKGEDPAKYTKGLGLNASSFPDSYEDIVTMGANAAKKLMDRKGLEPDDIGRIDVATESSFDNSKPISTYIAGCLEQVYEGDFHHANKGERKFACIAGTQSIDDAYNWIRAGRNRGRAALVIATDTALYARGDAGEATQGAGAVAMLIDEDPDLVELSMEQGYGSADETDFLKPNQQFPSVDGKRSVKVYLARMREALEDYESVAGKIHPDDFAYGPFHTPFPGMVRKAALLAYRHIIRDTEVEDELADEIGRQPRQEAFDDDEEFTEALREYMDALKGTEQYQDWYGRTIEPTLGISREVGNWYTGSVHIARLSALMHAAEKGEDLAGKKLLVGSYGSGAQAEIHAETVSENWLEEVEALDVDEQIDARYDLSWEEYEEVHDRHNHEKDKELEEFTAPQNEFAFDGWGRMGERKYRYVE, encoded by the coding sequence ATGACCACCGTCGGAATCGACGCCATGGAGATCTGGACAGGAAAGCTCAAACTGGACCTGCCCAACACGTTCGCCCCGGAGAAGGGCGAGGACCCCGCGAAGTACACGAAGGGCCTCGGGCTGAACGCGTCGTCGTTCCCCGATTCCTACGAGGACATCGTGACGATGGGGGCCAACGCCGCGAAGAAGCTGATGGACCGAAAGGGCCTCGAACCGGACGACATCGGCCGAATCGACGTGGCCACGGAGTCCAGCTTCGACAACTCGAAGCCGATTTCGACGTACATCGCAGGCTGTCTCGAACAGGTGTACGAGGGTGACTTCCACCACGCGAACAAGGGCGAGCGCAAGTTCGCCTGCATCGCGGGCACCCAGTCCATCGACGACGCCTACAACTGGATTCGCGCGGGGCGCAACCGCGGCCGTGCCGCGCTCGTCATCGCGACCGACACCGCGCTGTACGCCCGGGGCGACGCCGGCGAGGCGACCCAGGGCGCGGGCGCGGTCGCGATGCTCATCGACGAAGACCCGGACCTCGTGGAACTCTCGATGGAGCAGGGCTACGGCTCCGCCGACGAGACCGACTTCCTCAAGCCGAACCAGCAGTTCCCGAGCGTCGACGGCAAGCGCTCGGTGAAGGTGTACCTCGCCCGCATGCGCGAAGCCCTGGAGGACTACGAGTCCGTCGCGGGCAAGATCCACCCCGACGACTTCGCCTACGGCCCGTTCCACACGCCGTTCCCGGGCATGGTCCGCAAGGCCGCCCTGCTCGCGTACCGCCACATCATCCGCGACACCGAGGTCGAGGACGAGCTCGCCGACGAGATCGGCCGCCAGCCCCGCCAGGAGGCGTTCGACGACGACGAGGAATTCACCGAGGCACTGCGCGAGTACATGGACGCCCTGAAGGGCACCGAACAGTACCAGGACTGGTACGGCCGCACCATCGAGCCCACCCTGGGCATCTCCCGCGAGGTCGGGAACTGGTACACCGGCTCGGTCCACATCGCTCGCCTCTCCGCGCTCATGCACGCCGCCGAGAAGGGCGAGGACCTCGCCGGGAAGAAGCTCCTCGTCGGCTCCTACGGCTCCGGTGCACAGGCCGAGATTCACGCCGAGACCGTCTCCGAGAACTGGCTCGAGGAGGTCGAGGCGCTCGACGTCGACGAGCAGATCGACGCCCGCTACGACCTCTCCTGGGAGGAGTACGAGGAGGTCCACGACCGCCACAACCACGAGAAGGACAAGGAACTCGAGGAGTTCACCGCGCCGCAGAACGAGTTCGCCTTCGACGGCTGGGGCCGCATGGGCGAGCGCAAGTACCGGTACGTCGAATAG